Proteins from a single region of Stutzerimonas stutzeri:
- a CDS encoding PhnE/PtxC family ABC transporter permease, with product MLNPALARRDPAAASRLMLTLLAVVLLRPGLKLSELDLGVLFDGSNADTMGTFLSAFWPPEHSAEFLGLLWQATLETLAIATAGMTLALAVAIPCALLATRALSLSALSRDGRPAWWAQVFRWPVRGLLILLRSIPEIVWALLFVRAVGLGPTAGVLAIAITYAGMLGKVYAEIFESVDPLPARALLGAGASRLQAFFYGVLPQATGEMLSYTVYRWECAIRASVVMGFVGAGGLGQQMDLSMRMFAGGEVASMLLTFLLLVLLADLLSRLLRWRFA from the coding sequence ATGCTGAACCCCGCGCTAGCCCGCCGCGACCCTGCCGCTGCTTCGCGCCTGATGCTGACTCTGCTGGCCGTGGTGCTGCTGCGGCCCGGGCTGAAACTGAGTGAGCTGGATCTGGGCGTGCTGTTCGATGGCAGTAATGCCGACACCATGGGCACCTTTCTCTCAGCGTTCTGGCCGCCAGAGCACAGTGCCGAGTTTCTCGGTCTGCTCTGGCAGGCGACGCTGGAAACATTGGCCATTGCCACCGCTGGCATGACGCTGGCCTTGGCGGTCGCTATCCCCTGTGCCCTGCTCGCTACCCGCGCACTGTCACTTTCAGCACTCAGCCGTGACGGTCGTCCGGCCTGGTGGGCGCAAGTGTTTCGCTGGCCGGTGCGCGGGCTGCTGATCCTGTTGCGCAGCATCCCGGAGATCGTCTGGGCATTGCTCTTCGTGCGTGCTGTGGGCCTTGGACCGACCGCGGGCGTGCTGGCCATCGCCATCACCTATGCGGGCATGCTCGGCAAGGTCTACGCAGAGATCTTCGAGTCGGTCGATCCGCTACCCGCCCGTGCGCTGCTCGGCGCCGGCGCATCACGGCTGCAGGCCTTTTTCTACGGTGTGTTGCCACAGGCCACAGGCGAGATGCTGTCCTACACCGTTTACCGCTGGGAATGCGCAATCCGTGCGTCGGTAGTAATGGGCTTCGTTGGCGCTGGTGGGCTTGGCCAGCAGATGGACCTGTCGATGCGCATGTTCGCCGGCGGTGAAGTTGCCAGCATGCTGCTGACATTCCTCCTCCTAGTGCTGCTGGCCGACCTGCTCAGCCGACTGCTGCGCTGGAGGTTCGCATGA
- a CDS encoding DUF2288 domain-containing protein, with product MADDASTLYAKLLGETAAITWQELEPFFARGALLQVAGDADLVEVALAVAEDDRTKVAAWMNGGQLSKMHADQAQDWLERNPDLWAVVVAPWVLVQERGHQAVVH from the coding sequence ATGGCCGACGACGCAAGCACTCTTTATGCCAAGCTGCTGGGCGAAACAGCAGCGATTACCTGGCAGGAACTGGAGCCCTTCTTTGCTCGTGGCGCGCTGCTGCAGGTTGCCGGCGATGCCGATCTAGTGGAGGTCGCGCTGGCCGTCGCCGAGGATGATCGAACCAAGGTAGCGGCCTGGATGAACGGTGGGCAGTTGTCGAAGATGCACGCCGACCAGGCGCAGGATTGGTTGGAACGCAATCCGGACCTTTGGGCCGTAGTTGTTGCGCCCTGGGTACTGGTGCAGGAGCGCGGTCACCAGGCAGTCGTGCACTGA
- the phnE gene encoding phosphonate ABC transporter, permease protein PhnE has translation MKLLSRLLIPLGLVASVIAAFTFLQLESAALLSRDGLGQMAAYASGFMSLDLSPAHLQAIGLGTLETLAMSAIGTLLAALAGLLLALPAAGRFGLLPQAVSRLLLNALRAIPELVWAALMVLAAGLGPNAGTLALALHTAGVLGRLFAEALENTPTQPGDALRMAGSGRIAAFCYGTLPSLWPQLVAYTLYRWENNIRMASVLGFVGAGGLGQMLYMSLSLFQEAQAATVILAMLLMVLAVDSLSAWARQRWVRS, from the coding sequence ATGAAGCTGCTGTCGCGCCTGCTGATCCCGCTCGGGCTGGTCGCATCAGTGATAGCGGCCTTCACATTCCTGCAGCTGGAAAGCGCCGCCCTGCTCAGCCGCGACGGCCTCGGACAGATGGCCGCGTACGCCTCAGGCTTCATGTCGCTGGACCTGTCGCCAGCACATCTGCAAGCCATTGGCCTCGGCACACTGGAAACACTGGCCATGTCGGCCATCGGCACCTTGCTCGCCGCGCTGGCAGGCTTGCTCCTCGCACTTCCGGCCGCAGGGCGGTTCGGTCTGCTGCCGCAAGCGGTATCGCGCCTGCTGCTCAATGCACTGCGGGCGATACCGGAACTGGTATGGGCGGCGCTGATGGTGCTGGCCGCCGGGCTCGGGCCAAATGCCGGGACGCTGGCGCTGGCGCTGCACACCGCTGGCGTGCTGGGCCGCCTGTTCGCCGAAGCGCTGGAAAACACCCCAACGCAGCCGGGCGATGCCCTGCGCATGGCCGGTAGTGGGCGCATCGCCGCCTTCTGCTACGGCACGCTGCCCTCGCTGTGGCCGCAACTGGTGGCATACACGCTATACCGCTGGGAGAACAACATCCGCATGGCCAGCGTGCTGGGCTTTGTGGGGGCCGGCGGTCTGGGGCAAATGCTGTATATGAGCCTGAGCCTGTTTCAGGAAGCCCAGGCTGCGACGGTCATCCTCGCCATGCTGTTGATGGTGCTGGCAGTAGACAGTCTGAGCGCCTGGGCGCGGCAACGCTGGGTGCGCAGCTGA